Part of the Scomber japonicus isolate fScoJap1 chromosome 6, fScoJap1.pri, whole genome shotgun sequence genome, TGAGTGTAATCATatctactctgtgtgtgtgtgtgtgtgtgtgtgtgtgtgtgtgtgtgtgtgtgtgtgtgtgtgtgtgtgtgtgtgtgcgctgtacCGTCAGATTTAAAACACAGGTGTGTTAAGTTTACTGTGGCTGCTGTGATctgcctgctgctcctcctgctgctggctGGAATCCTCCTCGGTTATTACTGTGAGTGTAGGTTTAATTCCCACTGAACCTCgaatacaaacataaacactCTCTATATATTTACACCCAGGTCCTCTTTTATCTCCCAGATTCCTCATCTTGTATGCATGGGCGTCAGTGTGGCGATGGGAGCTGTGTATGGGAGAACCAATGGTGTGACGGGGTGAAGGATTGTCCAGCAGGCCAGGATGAAGCTAACTGTGGTAAACAGCCTCATTTAGACCAAAACGCATGACAAAACACACCTGAAAACCTTAAAATCTCATCATCCACCTTCAAAAGACATGATCTCGCTAAAAGTAACACTAACTGATAGACGTCTTTTTGTTTACACAGGCATGTTAGAATTGAACTTTCCTTCAGGCTCTATAGAGAACATTCTTTGTGTTGTCAGTGAAATGTGTCACTTAACACATATTTCCACCTATTGTCTTCACCATCTTTCCTCAAGTAGCAAAATGTCAAGTGATCGTCTGCGTTTGCTTTGTCAGTGAGGCTTCGTGGTTCCAGTTTCCTGCTCCAGATCTACTCGTCTCAAACTAAAACCTGGAGGTCTGTTTGTTCACGCGGTTGGACGGACCAGCAGGGGAGAGCGAGCTGTCAGCACATTGGATACAGCAGGTAAAATGTTGCGTTGTTGTGTCCTCTGCATGTATGATTTATGTGTTTAAATTAAGTTGTGTTTTCCATCCTGTGGTTTGACAGGAGCACATATTTTAAATCAGGCCAGCGGGAGGCTGACTCTGGTGATGGATTCTTGATGATGAATTCTGATTTCAACCCTGAGACTTCCATATTGCAACAGTTTTTCCCCAGGTTAGTGAACTAGTAATAATGAGCCAGCAAATTACtctaatattaaattaatatgaaaCTACTCTTTTTTCAAATTTCTTCTGTGTGTCGTCTGCAGCAAGACCTGCCCCAACAACAGTGTGGTGACATTAAGATGCACTGGTAAGTCATGATGTACTCTGAAAAtgggaaaaataataattttatacttcattttatgtattttaggcATTTCTTCCCAAACAAATCAGATCGAGGGTAAGTTGTAAATGGACACAATGTTTTTCAGATATTTCCcacttttcagttattttttagttatttttataaAAAGGTGACATTGCTGTACACATGCCTTTTCAATATGACAACACTTTGACATGTGCTTGTGCGAAACCCACTAGCTGTGAAATTTCTAACAGCAATCTTGTCCACAGATTGTGGAGGTGGTGTGAACTCCAGCAGGCCCTCTAGGGGCCAACTGGCCTCTCTCGGGGCCTGGCAGTGGCAGGTTAGCCTGCAGATCGCGGGCTCTCACCGCTGTGGAGGAGCAATCATTTCCCCCTACTGGATAGTCACTGCAGCACACTGTGCGGCCAAGTCAGTCTTTGTTTACTGCACTGATCAAAGCAGTGGTTGTAGTCTGATCTCCACCTGAATCTACTCTCTGTTGTGTCTCTCCTCGGCAGGGCCTCTCACCCTGGAGTCTGGACAGTGTATGCTGGGATTGTGAATCCATTAGGAACTCTGTTTAACCCTGCTTACTCTGTGAGCCACACTATAATCCACGAAGGCTACGACAGCCTCACTCGCAGGAATGACATTGCTTTGATGAGGCTCTCCAAACCCGTGGACAAGACAGGTGCTTACAAAAAGATTTACCAGAAGAAGAGCAGCATATCAACATATCCACACTCAGCAAAATGAATCCCATTTTAACACAGCACTCAAATCAAGTCTCTTAGTGACAAAAAATccaaataaacaacacaaaactaTTCCTCATTCATTTCTTATTCTATGGAAATCAGCTGATTAATGTCTGGTTTTAATGCTCAACATAGTAAAACCTTTTTAATCAATCACATATTCTTTTTGTAGATTTATAACAACAATCACATTCTTTTCTCTGTTAGTCTCCACAAATATTGGACCAGTGTGCCTCCCGAATGTTGGTCTAAACATCGTGACTCCTCAAAGGTGCTGGACAACATGGTTTGGTCGCACGGTCAATGGAGGTGAGACAGTTATGATTAAAAGTTATTATGTGGTTTGAATAGAATAGAAGCTTCATCAGTGAATACCAGAAACTAAAATTAAATAGGTGTTAAAAAGATTAATACAATACTGCTGGTTGCTGTCTGCCACAGTGTCTTTTTTAAAGCCACCACTGGGGGGCGCCATGGTCAAGGCCTTTAACCCTGCTGTAGTCACCAAGAGTTGCCTGatataatttgaaatgtatGTGAACAAATACTTGTGTGACTTTAAAGAGATGTTCCACTGGAAAAAAATAGGAATTAATGGTGCATGTCTTGAAGTAGTGTACATAAATGGACTAATGTTGGCAGTCAAAACAATTACAGACCTGTGGAAATGACTTCTGAAGGTGTTAGAGAGACTAGTAACCAACTATATGAATGTGTATACAGGGAAGGGCTGTATTCCCTTGCATTCACTCCAATGTGGATGCAAAGtgtcatttttattgattttaccTCTGCCTTTAATAATATTATTCCAACAAGGCTGCATGAAAAACTCCTGAAGATGGATGTCAGCAGGTCTATGTGTAATTGGATCTTTGACTGTTTTACCAATAGATCACAAGTTAAGTCAACAAGTTATCAAAGGCAACACCCATTAGTGCTGGTTCTCACCAGCGTAGTGTTATGTCGATAGCAAGAACAATTGTATTTCTCACTCTGACTCAGTTAAAATCTTCAAATTTGCAGATGTCACCACTGTGACAGTCTGATCTTTTGTAATGATGAAACAGCTTACAGAGCAGAAGTCTTCTCACTAGTTGCGAGGCTTGCTCATAACTTAATCCTAAATATCTCCAAAAGCAAGGAGATGGTTGTGGACTTCCACAAAGTCCACAAAGATGAGCTTCAGCCCTTAGTTATCAATAATCATACTGTTGAGATAGTAGAAAACTTCAAGTTTTTGCAACAACTGTAGGCACTTCAGGAAAAAGTTAACACAGTATTAAGAGCAGAACTACTCATTTCCACAGCAGCACATATCCCGAGGCAGTGAGGGCCTTTAACTTCTCATCATCAGTTCAGTCCATGAacttgtgtgtgaatgtgtgttttatttattgttagaatattttatatgtttattctGATGCCTTATTTATTTTGCTGGAGTATTTTTGATGTGTCTGTGCTGATGTGtatctgtattgtattgttgatgtgtgtttgtatacacaaATTCCGATCAATGGCATGGTAATAAATCCTTGTATCTTGAATCAAGTGATGTTTCCATCTCTCTGACAGACTCCGGCTCTCTACACTTGATGGAGGCTCAGGTCTCACTCATAAATACTTCAGTCTGCAACAGCTCCAGTGCCTACAATGGCAGGATATCACAGGACATGCTCTGTGCCAGAGAGACGGGGGCAAACACATGTCATGTACGACTGACGACACGCTTCAATTTAAAACCAGTACTCTTTTTAACTGATAACATCAAACATGTCACAAAGTGCAGTTTATTTTATCATGTAGTAAGCACCAGTGTGACTGCCTTCGAGGGCTTTAAATACACAGTCAACTGATCACGATGTACACAAGGACTTGTTGATCTTTACATCAGTAGTAACAAATGGTCTTTATGATAACATATTTTTGTAACAGATGCAACCGATAACAGACACTGACACAAATAGTTTCTGTTCTTGAATGAATTCAGAGCATGTCCACACTCTTATGTAATTGGCTTCGAGTTGTATTTAAACAAGACCTGCACTATGTTCAGTACATGGGAACAGCTTTAAATGAATACTTTCATTTGTTGACTTATAACAAACCATTTATAGTCAAGCAGACAATGAATGTAAAGTAAGGGCAGTGAGAAGGCAGCTGACTAACATACAAgtataaaacagtttttatgaAATCTTTTTCAGACTGACAGCGGCGCCCCTCTGGTGTCCCTGAAAGATGGAGTATGGTGGCTCGTTGGGGACCGTATTTGGGGAGACCACTGTGCTGAGCAGAACAAACCAGGTGTTTATGGCAACGTCACCCATTTCCTTGACTGGATCCACTATCAGATGAAGGTAAACACTCACAACAGTCAAATCAAAAGCTGAGTGTTTAATGGAAGGGTTGGACTCAGGCTACGTTCCcaccgcagttaaaagtgaccagaatccgatttgttcgctcaatgtgacccatatctgatttgtttctgacaatgtgaacagcacaagtcgcattgaatctgacatttccaaatacGATTtaggccactttcaaatgtgaaactgaatcggatacatccgcaatctgaacagtccGTTCTGTGCGTGACATCATTAACGATCAACTGAGCATGCTTTTCAGCATGTGCCTCCTGAacttcaggaggccacatttaaaaatgtaatatgaacagccaaagaaaaaatcggatttgagcaataaatcggaattgagcattgaggcctgcggtgtgaacgtagccttatAGGCAGTTTAACAAAATCAGCCTCCAATCTATGCTGAAAATGTATCTGTCCTGTATGTGCAAATAATTTGTAGTGTTTGATTTAATCTGCTGGGAGCAACAGATACAATAAGCAGTAATACATCTTGACTCAATGTAATAATACCTATGCTATATCTTGATAAAAGTTGAGATTTTAATATTGCAGTTTGAGTTTGATAGTATCTATTTTATTGTGTGACACATCCAAAGGTAATCATTAACTATAGCTATGATATAATAATCAGTAACAAATATGATTTTATTCAAGTTTAGCTGTTAATAATGAAATGTGACAATTGTTTGCATGAAAATTGGGtgtatttaatttagttttaacgTTTAAAGCCGTAAAGCAGTAATTGTGTAGAATAATGTTCTGACACAAAATGTGACGCAGTTGTTCAGTCACaggaaacaattaaaaacaatgtttgtgtgtttgcagaaaCATCAAGATGACTGACAGGACCACAGAGGAAATGTCTgagatgttgttttttaaagttttttggAGCATGAAGACACTTTTTTATAGAACTGTCTCAATATTATACTGCATGTATTGCCAACATAACTTATTAAATACTTAtagttttttgttgtgtattaGTTTGATTTATATCTACTTGAGatacagaaagtgttttttaagtGACTAAAAATTTCCATTTAATTCAGTTATAAAATGAACCATTAAATGTAGATGTGCCGTGTTTCAACACAAGATGTCACTCACAAACCACATCAAGCTTGAAGCACAATCATATCAGAGGATGCTTCGGTCCTGAGTCACTATTCTGATTTATATCTTTTATTTGgtcacattattttatttacagcacAAGTACAATTTTGGaacagaaaaatacacttaTAAATAAGTGAACATTCAAAGATTCAAGTGTACCTTCAATTTGACACCTTCAAATGTTGGCAGGCTGAGATATTAGTGCAGTTTGAGATGTGTCACTCATTAACAGAATCAAACAGCACATATTTCTCCTTCAGATTGTGCAGCACAGCCTCAGCAGAGGACCATGattcacatactgtatcatTGACTTTTACATATAAAGCTGTCACTCATGTCAAAGAGACAGTAAAATGGCGTTTTAGGTCAATCAGCTTTGCTAAAAAGCTAACTGTAGCCCACATGTACCCAGATGATGCATGTAGTTCAAAATCCTTTGGCTTCTActtcagtgtttgatttgtatAAAATGTGCAGTATAAATATGTACCCTAGCAAAACGAGTGTCATAACTGCATCTATAAAGCAAATACTTGGAATAATAATACAATCACATTCATTCAAAAGTTGGACAAAAACAGAATTAGTGAAATCACAATAATACAACAAATTGCATAACTATTATTTTACAGAATGTGAATTATTCATCTTTACCTTTTATATTACACTTTTGATCAGTTTTAGAGACAGTGCAATTCAGCAGAGTCAGCCTCATAGCGCTGATATTGTATATCAAGATGTGTTTGTAGTGAGCCGAGACTTAAAGGCACTATAGGCACTGTAAACATGTGTGTAACCCCGAATATTCTTATTAACTGTGATTGTTTCAGCAGCTTTTCCCCTTAAACTCAATATACACAGGCACAAACTTTACTACAATTGCAGACTTTAAATATAATAAGGCATTCCTTCATTGATCACAGAGTTGGCATTTAGATCTTGAAAGAAGCTAAGAGATCTGTTGGTGGCAGATGATCAACAGTAAAGGCACTTTTTAAAGAGGTTTTGAGCCCTTAGAAATTATTTATACACAATTTGCCTGGATATCAAAACTGTaacttttaaattattaaagaATAATAGTGCATGTACTGCTAATGTCCTCCTCACCTGCTGTTCTGTGATTGTCTGTAAGGAGGGAACTCCACCTTTTGATATTACTATTACACATCACTGCTGTGTGATGGTTAGTGTGCGTCACAAGGTCTTCGATAACAAAGTGTGTCAGTttggttcagtttgttttttttagggtgGATTTTCCCTTTAAGAGGCAGTTGATCTGTCCGTATCTACCTCCTTGGGCCAAGCTGATGGGTGCAGTCTAGAGTCTGTCAGACACTCAGATCTGAGTGTTGATGGTTGGTGTGGTCCAGGTTTAACCCTTTTCTCCACTGCTGTGGACGGGCTCTGCTCACTGGTCCCCGCTCCGTTCACCCTGTTTGCCCGTCCCATTCCTCTCAGTCACTTGATGCGGTGGCGGACCAGTGAGGACTCGTCAGTTATCTCCCCGGAGCGGTCTCTGTGTCGGCAGGGCAGGACCAGCAGGAGAAGcaggatgatgaggatcacGGCACAGACCGCCATCAAAGCGTAGGAAATCACCCACAGTAGAGGCTCCTTCAGCACCCCGCTGGAGCAGTCGGCCGCCACGTCTGCTGCTGAGAAGGGTCCGGCGATCTCTGACAGAGCCACTCCATTACTCACTGCAGACAAATACATGACAGATCATTACAAAACTCTGTTCTGATAAACCAACAAGGTAAAATAAGTGAGAAATGTATTTACTCTACAAAAAAACCTACAATGAATTGATCTCAAACATGTTAATACAtactaataaaaatgttttaccacTGCTGGGCAAAAACAGCAAGCCTAATGGTTAAAACACAGGAAGGTTTTTTTCTAAAATCAATGATTGAGACAAGCAATTAACACTTTGGTGATATTGCTTGTTGCAGATATAAAATGTCAACTAGATTACTATCGAGCTAAGACGTCCATTCACTTAGAATTGTGGCCACTAAGCATCGCCATCAGAGCAATTACAGGTTATTTGCTTCACCTGGGTGACTCATCACTTGTTGAGAGTTTTTTGTGTCCAGATTTTAGCAGGCTGATTTGAGCTGGCTACCCCACTGTCACAAGCCTGCCTCCTTAACCTTCAGCCTACATCTGCTCCAAGTCTGTTCCTTATTACAGAACAAAAGGGATCTTTGTATTTGAAGATGAGAGCAGGGAAGCCCTGCCCAAGTTCATATTTACACAGAACATGAGGGAAGTACCACTGTTAAAAGTTTAACCTCTGCTGTTTAGGTCACAATCAATGGGATCATCTGGTGGTCTTGGTCAGTCAACTCACAACACAAATATTATTGAACACTACACTGCACAGTTTGCTTTGCCTTAAGTCATTAATTATGCTACACTAAATGCCTGGActgtagtttttctttttctgtttacaATCTTGCAGTGTAAAAGCAATATCATCAGGAACATTTATGACATTTAAGATAAatatcattttctgacattttgctCATCTCTATCATCAGTTGGCACCACAGAAATTAAACCTACAGACCATTGTGACAGCATTTATATTTGCTGATCTCAAGTCCCtttatttctttagttttctcATTTAAAGGGGTCAGAAaggtgtccaaacttttgactggttatgagttattataatattaagtATAATGAGTATGGATAGGCTTTCTTCTCGTGTGACTTCAGTCCTTCATCCaaacatttacaataaatgTAGTGTATTAAGAATAATATGGTATGTTGAGATTGGAaaacaaaatgaccaaaatgcaaaacaacatacatttaaatctgtgtacaaaatataataaaaaggcTGATAACCTCCACACAAGCCAATTATTTAAACCTCTAAAACCTATATAGACTAAGAAGCACCTGGGCATACTTATATATTTTTGCCAATTCTGAACTTAATCTTTTAGTGAGTATCAAATGTTATACATCAAATAATTCAGGTGAACCTATCCTTTCTTTCTGGTGCAGAGTAAAGTCACCATCATTCATTACTTTTGTGTGAGCTTACcatatttgacaaaaaaaaaaacaaagaagccCAAAACACGcccattgaaaaaaaaaaaacaaacaaacttaacCAGTGTTAGTTTTTTTCTCCCAACCTGAAAAGTTGTATTTACATGTTTTGGAACTCTGGTGCAAATACACCTCCTCCTCAGTGAGTTACAgccatttatttctattttggccAAATATGGGCGTATTTCGAGTAGACAATGGcacaaatatgtacattttgGTACTGTCTTTACAGTTTGGTCAATATCAGAGTGTTATATATCATTGGAAAACACACAACCTAATCTGttgatatatttaaaacaacagtttaCTTTTTCCACAGTGAGTGTAGATGGTGACTTGAGTGAAGCCATTGTATCCCAGCAAACATTTTTTCCTCTATCACGTGATTGCATGCACCTTAAATTGGTCATAAAGAACATGGTCCACCGTAGCGTTGACAGTTGCAGATGGATAAGATACACGATAGACCACTTTGTTTGGAGGTCTGTCTATCAGATATGTTGAGTTTTACATACTTTCCTGCCTTATTAATGATCCTCCACAAGCAGTTTGATTGGCCAGTTATGTACCCTCACCTGCACAGTTGCTGAGTGCGAAGCCCAGTCTCCTCTGAGCACGATCAAACACCACGTA contains:
- the LOC128359830 gene encoding transmembrane protease serine 2-like codes for the protein MIPEYPDPGSFICEDGERRKLPPLSRSDVRPQYVHHLAPKPVPEITDSIPKHKDSSSCMHGRQCGDGSCVWENQWCDGVKDCPAGQDEANCVRLRGSSFLLQIYSSQTKTWRSVCSRGWTDQQGRASCQHIGYSRSTYFKSGQREADSGDGFLMMNSDFNPETSILQQFFPSKTCPNNSVVTLRCTDCGGGVNSSRPSRGQLASLGAWQWQVSLQIAGSHRCGGAIISPYWIVTAAHCAAKASHPGVWTVYAGIVNPLGTLFNPAYSVSHTIIHEGYDSLTRRNDIALMRLSKPVDKTVSTNIGPVCLPNVGLNIVTPQRCWTTWFGRTVNGDSGSLHLMEAQVSLINTSVCNSSSAYNGRISQDMLCARETGANTCHTDSGAPLVSLKDGVWWLVGDRIWGDHCAEQNKPGVYGNVTHFLDWIHYQMKKHQDD